A stretch of Benincasa hispida cultivar B227 unplaced genomic scaffold, ASM972705v1 Contig1314, whole genome shotgun sequence DNA encodes these proteins:
- the LOC120068887 gene encoding WRKY transcription factor 55-like — protein GYFRCTHQKLYHCPAKKHVQRLDDDPHTFEVTYRGDHTCHMSATLPSALPPPSVAGGQHTSQFRPHSAGWLSMEVVSSRSASGGQATVRYGKDVADQFPVLDMADVMFNSVTNSSNSMDSIFRAYVVDDDSTVGERRQEEL, from the coding sequence AGGCTATTTCCGATGCACCCACCAGAAGCTCTACCACTGCCCAGCCAAAAAGCACGTGCAACGTCTCGACGACGATCCCCACACGTTCGAAGTCACCTACCGCGGCGACCACACGTGCCACATGTCCGCCACGCTCCCCTCCGCTCTGCCACCGCCGTCAGTCGCCGGCGGCCAACATACATCCCAGTTCCGCCCACACTCTGCCGGCTGGCTTTCAATGGAGGTCGTCAGTTCGCGATCGGCCTCCGGCGGTCAGGCGACCGTACGGTACGGGAAAGACGTGGCCGATCAGTTTCCGGTGTTAGACATGGCTGACGTCATGTTCAACTCCGTCACCAACAGTAGTAATAGTATGGACTCTATATTCCGCGCTTACGTGGTAGACGATGACTCCACAGTGGGAGAAAGACGACAAGAAGAAtta